A single genomic interval of Aphidius gifuensis isolate YNYX2018 linkage group LG6, ASM1490517v1, whole genome shotgun sequence harbors:
- the LOC122858694 gene encoding synaptotagmin-A-like — translation MFNEIIFQTHGRLLLAGICAIVIFLIALSIVCCLTPGCLGHKCLKIQKKRREKAETTTTMTMTSTTRSTDQQCGNIKLSDVSYRSWRIGSLYDNGSICENSESSPRNSYGSNAHHVFNDPGVSSTLNLVDSGKQKNDKKIKDFPTEIKLSLQYLPTCEETRGNRGKLVIGVESLSGLPPKQYNCTLEPYVTVEIVKYSWTHRKKDVLHFFRTRSIRHTANPIFRETFVIADVDSNEAKEWTLNIVAFDHDRYANHTELCSTRISFKDVKNIFTSPEIHLFNYKMKISSQEFGGILLGISYLPTAQRLTINVMKLRAVKYPQNIKPINFHPYVRILMLNSKTGRKLRKRKTHVLSSSNQLLEFNETLTFDLSFHQLDTVQFIVILCNKIVIDDVPISMTENPSDSEESTNSFNKSSDICLGKVALGKGVRGSTERLHWFSVLQNPRKLVTVWHTLK, via the exons ATGTTTAacgaaataatatttcaaactcATGGACGTTTGTTGCTGGCGGGAATTTgtgcaattgttatttttttaatagcctTGTCGATTGTTTGTTGTTTGACACCAGGATGCCTAGGTCACAAATGTCTAAAAATACAAA AAAAGAGGCGGGAGAAGGCAGAAACAACAACGACGATGACGATGACATCAACAACAAGGTCAACGGACCAACAATgtggaaatattaaattgagtgATGTAAGCTACCGATCTTGGCGTATTGGTAGCTTATACGATAATGGAAGTATTTGTGAAAATTCCGAATCATCACCGAGAAATTCATACGGTTCAAATGCGCATCATGTTTTTAATGATCCTGGTGTATCATCAACActg aaTCTTGTAGACTcaggtaaacaaaaaaatgataaaaaaatcaaggacTTTCCAACAGAAATTAAATTGAGTTTGCAATATTTGCCAACTTGTGAAGAGACAAGAGGCAATCGTGGAAAGCTCGTGATTGGTGTCGAG tctTTATCAGGTTTACCACCGAAGCAATACAATTGTACACTTGAGCCTTATGTTACTGTTGAAATTGTCAAATATTCATGGAcacatagaaaaaaagatgTGCTACATTTTTTTAGAACACGAAGTATTAGACATACAGCTAATCCAATATTTAGAGAAACTTTTGTTATTGCTGATGTTGATTCAAATGAAGCAaag gAATGGACATTAAACATTGTTGCTTTTGATCATGATCGTTATGCAAATCACACAGAATTGTGTTCAACAAGAATTTCATTTaaagatgtaaaaaatatttttacgagTCCGGaaattcatttgtttaattataaaatgaaaatatcatcccag GAGTTTGGAGGTATTTTACTGGGAATAAGCTACCTGCCAACTGCCCAACGTTTGACAATTAACGTTATGAAATTACGTGCTGTTAAATATCCTCAAAATATTAAACCTATTAATTTTC atCCGTATGTAAGAATATTGATGCTCAATTCAAAAACTGGaagaaaattacgaaaaagaaaaactcaTGTACTTTCATCGTCAAATCAGTTGTTGGAATTTAATGAAACATTGacatttgatttatcatttcatCAACTTGATACTGTTCAATTTATCGTTATTTTATGCAACAAg atTGTTATTGATGACGTACCAATATCAATGACTGAAAATCCAAGTGATAGTGAAGAATCtacaaattcatttaataaatcatcagaTATTTGTCTTGGAAAAGTTGCACTTGGTAAAGGTGTACGTGGTTCAACCGAAAGATTACATTGGTTTTCAGTACTTCAAAATCCTCGAAAACTTGTTACAGTTTGGCATACacttaaatga
- the LOC122858726 gene encoding proteasome subunit beta type-6 has translation MDYQANIGAPDWMQCEHSTGTSIMAVEFDGGVVIGADSRTTSGAYISNRVTDKLTKITDNIYCCRSGSAADTQAIADIVGYHLGFHQMELGTQPLVETAANVFREMCYNYRDSLMAGILVAGWDKRKGGQVYSIPIGGMCVRQPISIGGSGSSYIYGFVDANYKPGMTKEQTVELVQNSLALAMSRDGSSGGVIRVGIITEKGVERRVTVNKDLPKFYEG, from the exons ATGGATTATCAAGCAAATATTGGTGCTCCAGATTGGATGCAATGTGAACACAGTACAGGA aCGTCAATTATGGCTGTTGAATTTGATGGTGGAGTAGTTATTGGAGCTGACTCAAGAACAACATCAgg AGCTTATATTAGTAACCGAGTAACTGACAAGCTTACAAAAATAAcagacaatatttattgttgtcgTTCTGGATCTGCTGCTGATACTCAAGCAATTGCTGACATTGTTGGCTATCATCTAGGATTTCATCA aatgGAATTGGGCACTCAGCCATTAGTTGAAACAGCAGCAAATGTATTTCGTGAAATGTGTTATAATTATCGTGATTCATTGATGGCTGGTATATTAGTTGCTGGTTGGGATAAACGTAAAGGTGGTCAAGTTTATAGTATTCCAATTGGTGGTATGTGTGTTCGTCAGCCAATATCAATTGGTGGTTCTGGATCATCATATATTTATGGTTTTGTTGATGCTAATTACAAACCAGGAATGACCAAGGAACAAACTGTTGAACTTGttcaaaatt catTGGCATTGGCAATGAGTCGTGATGGTAGCAGTGGTGGTGTTATTCGTGTTGGTATCATCACTGAAAAAGGTGTTGAACGTAGAGTCACTGTCAACAAAGATTTACCTAAATTTTATGAAGGTTAA
- the LOC122858672 gene encoding glycogen [starch] synthase, which yields MFKERSSRRFYRMDSCHDLSVYMDRGQTAEQENRWNFECAWEVANKVGGIYTVIRSKAYVSVEEMGEQYCMIGPYKEECARTEVEEAEFPIDNPLRIAVQVMRDHGFKVVTGTWLVDGNPQIILFDIGSAAWKLDEYKQELWNTCNLGIPHLDVEANDAVILGYLVCNFISEFKNAAEKYSSSPARVLLHCHEWQAGVSIIALRTRHVDIATVFTTHATLLGRYLCAGKTDFYNNLDKFNVDEEAGKRQIYHRYCMERAATHLCHVFTTVSDITGIEAEHLLKRKADVITPNGLNVKKFSALHEFQNLHAVSKEKIHEFVRGHFYGHFDFDLDKTLYFFTAGRYEFGNKGADIFIEALARLNHYLKQSKPDTTVVAFMIFPARTNNFNVESLRGHAVTKSLRDTINTIQQNIGKRMYEHCLSGRLPDTQEMIQKDEIIKIKRCLYALQRNGLPPITTHNVIDDWNDPILAAVRRCNLFNTVHDRVKIVFHPEFLSSTNPLFGLDYEEFVRGCHLGVFPSYYEPWGYTPAECTVMGIPSITTNLSGFGCFMQEHIADPMSYGIYIVDRRFIDVEGSVQQLAQYMYDFARLSRRQRIIQRNRTERLSDLLDWRNLGIYYRQARIKALTKVYPEFASELDDAGVGKFNYPRPLSEPPSPSSSRITTPAASVPGSDDEDEDEVDEEKELEELRS from the exons atgttTAAAGAACGTTCATCGAGAAGATTTTATAGAATGGACAGTTGTCATGACCTTTCAGTTTATATGGATCGAGGACAAACAGCTGAACAGGAAAATCGTTGGAATTTTGAATGTGCCTGGGAAGTTGCCAATAAag ttGGTGGTATTTATACGGTTATTAGATCAAAAGCATATGTATCAGTTGAAGAAATGGGTGAACAATATTGCATGATTGGTCCCTATAAAGAAGAATGTGCTCGTACAGAAGTTGAAGAAGCTGAATTTCCAATAGATAATCCACTACGTATTGCTGTCCAAGTAATGCGTGATCATGGTTTTAAAGTTGTAACTGGTACATGGCTTGTTGATGGAAATccacaaataatattattcgaCATTGGTAGTGCAGCATGGAAACTTGATGAATATAAACAAGAATTATGGAACACATGTAATCTTGGTATACCACATCTTGATGTTGAAGCTAATGATGCTGTTATACTTGGCTATcttgtttgtaattttatatctgaatttaaaaatgctgctgaaaaatattcaagttcaCCAGCAAGAGTATTATTACATTGTCATGAATGGCAAGCTGGTGTTAGTATAATTGCATTACGTACAAGACATGTTGATATTGCAACTGTATTTACAACACATGCTACATTACTTGGAAGATATTTATGTGCTGGAAAAactgatttttataataatttagataag tttaatgTTGATGAAGAAGCTGGAAAAAGACAAATTTATCATAGATATTGTATGGAACGTGCAGCAACACATTTATGTCATGTATTTACAACTGTCTCTGATATAACTGGTATTGAAGCTGAACATTTATTGAAACGTAAAGCTGATGTTATCACACCAAATggtttaaatgttaaaaaattttctgcaTTAcatgaatttcaaaatttacatgctgttagtaaagaaaaaattcatgaatttGTTAGAGGTCATTTTTAtgg acattttgattttgatttggataaaactttgtatttttttactgCTGGTCGTTATGAATTTGGTAACAAGGGAgctgatatatttattgaagcaCTTGCTAGGTTGAATCATTATCTTAAACAATCAAAACCTGATACAACTGTTGTTGCATTCATGATATTTCCAGCTCgtactaataattttaatgttgaatCACTTCGTGGACATGCT GTAACAAAATCATTGAGAGATACAATTAAtacaattcaacaaaatattggaAAACGTATGTACGAGCATTGTTTATCAGGTCGACTACCTGACACCCAAGAGATGATACaaaaagatgaaataattaaaataaaaag atgTTTATATGCATTGCAACGTAATGGTCTACCTCCAATAACAACTCACAATGTTATTGATGACTGGAACGATCCAATTCTTGCAGCAGTTCGTAGATGTAATTTATTCAACACTGTCCACGATCGAGTCAAA ATTGTTTTTCATCCAGAGTTCCTGTCTTCAACAAATCCATTGTTTGGACTAGACTATGAAGAATTTGTAAGAGGATGCCACTTGGGTGTATTTCCATCTTATTATGAACCATGGGGTTATACACCAGCTGAATGTACTGTTATGGGTATACCAAGtataacaacaaatttatctGGTTTTGGTTGTTTTATGCAAGAACACATTGCTGATCCAATGAGTTATggtatttatattgttgataGACGTTTTATTGATGTTGAAGGAAGTGTACAACAATTAGCACAATATATGTATGATTTTGCAAGATTAAGTAGAAGACAAAGAATTATTCAACGTAATAGAACTGAACGTTTAAGTGATTTACTTGATTGGAGAAATCTTGGTATT taTTATCGTCAAGCTAGAATAAAAGCATTGACTAAAGTTTATCCAGAATTTGCATCTGAACTTGATGATGCTGGtgttggtaaatttaattatccaaGACCATTGAGTGaaccaccatcaccatcatcatcacgtATCACAACACCAGCTGCATCTGTTCCTGGCTCTGATGATGAAGACGAAGATGaagttgatgaagaaaaagaacTTGAGGAACTCAGAAGCTAA
- the LOC122859655 gene encoding uncharacterized protein LOC122859655: MSLINTKNINNQLTRDKENKPAYDIKLERVLGVTVSSNAALDCDTVSELVAYPAGCTIVLFNPRSNTQTHVLNGCRKTVTSLALAGDGRLLVTGECGHMPNVRVWDISDPQNAIQIAEFPSHKYGINCVAFSPSNKYVVSVGSQHDMIVNVWDWRNNIKVASNKVSSKVKAVSFAENGNYFVTVGNRHVKFWYLEYSRNAKYKEPVPLMGRSAILGEQRNNDFVDVTCGRGDMADSTYAITKTGLLCEFNNRRLLDKWVELRTTSANCMAIGEKYIFIGCAEGIVRCFSPKTLQFITTLPRTHYLGVDVSQGLTINHMSQHPKAAKYPDTIALAFDENNNKLTCVYNDHSIYVWDIRDIRRVGKSHSFLYHSACIWGVEMYPTGNESTNSMPNGSFITCSSDDTIRVWNIDDNLKTDNIIYNRNIYSNELLKILYIDQELTYLKDLDLSAAGSNEKNDASYDGRNGVRSIRVSPDGKNLASGDRSGNIRIHDINTLDEQCLIEAHDAEVLSLEYSKYTKLTIDSPKLLASASRDRLIHVFNVDEGYNFLQTLDDHSSSITAVRFFNQTNQTDKVQMVSCGADKSIIFRQLQTTPGGLPQFIRDHNAAGKTTLYDMEIDSGQKHVLTACQDRNIRVYNVTTGKHSKTFKGSVGEDGSLIKVVLDPSGIYVATSCTDKTLCVYDYYSGECMATMLGHSELVTGLRFSYDCRYLVSASGDGCIFIWKIPHDMVVTMQARLSQQAIRAGKKINTTTTANDLQYDNNTFGPPTPDFFEQNTITNTETTATAQSIVDDYRFSVGQLPHWAKKQINTNTNSTTTTTLSSSSSLSASSTLTTTAAAASATTTATSIDTVNDVNNVSSGVRSLGIDMPKGRWAQRVQQTDSITVKSIYDSDEIIPFPVPRSGLVDLDGVVGGSKDSSIDSGTETKSSSDYRRDTISIKREDENSFKPCPDSYQELTDDSKKAAGGNVTLTRGSNEDEMIWHLTTRYFIDDSKIEDQDGEHDGDVEDYSEGENGTTGSEKSHHRLMYYPAPEDIVSNQFKVNAMDVEELRRSQRRGKKIRIGETNRSSELTTASGSQDDSDSEGGASTPSAERNPLSMLSEASSEGFDLVANQNQREKYLKNAFESLSGADEPTNRKSSISSQFHGRLSGGENQGNKMRITPTLAAPKAPKESEVTKNREELQRRIEETRRKLQSVGYRSSLKSSQSISDLSSHIPDRHHRQNRIGSGNNNSTQLVRYAIPTNKKISQSSTNTNKLEDNINYDNNIISKNNKISCITKRPLTLSLKKNDKYKLSVDKKNYQSLPESPVCEELKLFKEKCKKSINGFTKFAQKRRSCSYFIGLNDEKDKEQDEEEENYVEKDEEKNDYITKSYEILPMKIKKPVSDLSDDNDDENFSDDSLESDYKNPPRRCISEYQINSNSNIQIETKKHIDFMKKNFCESQESIISDGSIEVFDCTQYDNDRHSSASFFLSKKKGQKTQSQESILTDITDDYQVYPNDDNDDDHKSTESILSDDSDSLAKSAPLEMLFDSHYKRKRQNSDTYISNPSNENTNLKIINRSVFRSKSLQDTRLSTAKAAINYTEENFHPNKTCIYYEFNIDNNDNNFNSKIRTSCRSDVTRSNSLKITKEKKSSLLILDDFVPHKPPKPKRTFSRTQSMRNRSRPTWNKNITNITLSKSTDFNNKNTDDDDIYQQQHEQQQQLSLDNNDKTLTSLPQQLTTITASNVAIVIPNVPNRDCEKTNNFTDKITINNDKYLKNCEYDGDSGFENQIPTKDNNNFETYDSLEPNNGASSADVSSTSDSQTHDSNKYNNNNNNDNDNNNNVDIRITRAIEGTVKLLSKEFENLVRREKNYYTIKNPLLKKLEADKYTLLKIDNRRLSIGDDSDYTIDKSLMESSSSTPGSSCTNSPKRVWPPASRCQLKWTKTLPTISQNILPSKHHFSVSGKLSSKNLNQSVRNNSSVNNTGLPSRYGSSKNHSSHMTRSSSVGMLNQQSDSESDASMAGKSWINQAPNNRISALMRPTISSQNKINHQTKQNSNSNLPMVLRRRGMQSAYSSVNLSQVGNQEDSSSEDTSSNGNGNGKPALPPRPRSINIDPSNNSLNSVVPIIRRSASNTTITNGRPMSTIGSPRLSSRNQLDPSPQELPVKDTDRTIDVAGAELDTDRRLVSPQLCNTIADELTRTADNVVQLYKRLTMDQSGNTSGETIDRETMLRGRLIRPAY; encoded by the exons ATGTCTCTgattaatactaaaaatatcaacaatcaaTTGACACGAGACAAGGAAAACAAACCAGCCTACGAC ATTAAATTGGAACGTGTGCTGGGCGTGACTGTGTCGAGTAATGCAGCATTAGATTGCGACACTGTTAGTGAGTTGGTTGCATATCCTGCAGG atgTACAATTGTACTTTTTAATCCACGTAGTAATACACAGACACATGTACTTAATGGATGTAGAAAAACAGTGACATCACTTGCACTTGCTGGTGATGGTAGACTCCTAGTTACTGGCGAATGTGGACACATGCCAAATGTACGTGTTTGGGATATATCTGATCCTCAAAATGCCATTCAAATTGCTGAATTTCCAAGTCACAAATATGGAATAAATTGTGtc gCATTTTCACCGAGCAACAAATATGTAGTTTCAGTGGGTTCACAACATGACATGATTGTAAATGTATGGGACTGgcgtaataatataaaagttgcATCAAATAAAGTATCAAGCAAAGTCAAGGCTGTGTCATTTGCTGAAAAtggaaattattttgttacagTTGGTAATAGACATGTAAAATTTTGGTATTTAGAATATTCACGTAATGCTAAATACAAAGAACCAGTACCATTAATGGGACGTTCAGCAATACTTGGTGAACAACgtaataatgattttgttgatgtaACATGTGGTCGTGGTGATATGGCTGATTCAACCTATGCAATAACAAAAACTGGTTTATTATGTGAATTTAATAATCGTCGTTTACTTGATAAATGGGTTGAATTACGTACAACAAGTGCAAATTGTATGGCTATtggtgaaaaatatatatttattggttgTGCTGAAGGTATTGTACGTTGTTTTAGTCCAAAAACATTACAATTTATAACAACATTACCACGTACACATTATTTAGGTGTTGATGTATCACAAGGTTTAACAATAAATCACATGTCACAACATCCAAAAGCAGCAAAATATCCAGATACAATTGCACTTgcatttgatgaaaataataataaattaacatgtgttTATAATGATCATAGTATTTATGTATGGGATATACGTGATATCAGAAGAGTTGGTAAATcacattcatttttatatcattcaGCATGTATATGGGGAGTTGAAATGTATCCAACTGGTAATGAATCAACAAATTCAATGCCAAATGGAAGTTTTATAACATGCTCAAGTGATGATACAATACGTGTATggaatattgatgataatttaaaaaccgataatataatatataatcgtaatatatattcaaatgagctattgaaaattttatacattgaTCAAGAGTtaacatatttaaaagatCTTGATTTATCAGCTGCTggatcaaatgaaaaaaatgatgcaTCATATGACGGTAGAAATGGTGTTAGATCAATAAGAGTTAGTCCAGATGGTAAAAATCTTGCATCAGGTGATCGTTCTGGTAATATTAGAATACATGATATTAATACACTTGATGAACAATGTTTAATTGAGGCACATGATGCTGAAGTACTATCATtagaatattcaaaatatacaaaattaacaattgattcaCCAAAATTATTAGCAAGTGCATCACGTGATCGTttaatacatgtatttaatgttgatgaaggttataattttcttcaaaCACTTGATGATCATAGTTCATCAATAACAGCTGttagattttttaatcaaacaaaTCAAACTGATAAAGTACAAATGGTATCATGTGGTGCTGATAAAAGTATTATATTTCGTCAATTACAAACAACACCTGGTGGTTTACCACAATTTATACGTGATCATAATGCTGCTGGTAAAACAACTTTATACGATATGGAAATTGATTCTGGTCAAAAACATGTATTAACAGCATGTCAAGATAGAAATATTAGAGTATATAATGTTACAACTGGTAAACATAGTAAAACATTTAAAGGTTCTGTTGGTGAGGATGGTTCATTAATTAAAGTTGTACTTGATCCATCTGGTATTTATGTTGCAACATCATGTACTGATAAAACATTATGtgtttatgattattatagtGGTGAATGTATGGCAACAATGCTTGGACATTCTGAGCTAGTTACTGGTTTAAGATTTAGTTATGATTGTCGTTATTTAGTATCAGCAAGTGGTGAtggttgtatatttatatggaAAATACCACATGATATGGTTGTTACAATGCAAGCAAGATTATCACAACAAGCTATACGTgctggtaaaaaaattaatacaacaacaacagcaaatgATTTACAATATGATAACAATACATTTGGTCCACCAACACctgatttttttgaacaaaatacaataacaaatacagaaacaacagcaacagcacaatcaattgttgatgattatcGTTTTAGCGTTGGTCAATTACCACATTGGgctaaaaaacaaataaatacaaatacaaattcaacaacaacaactacattatcatcatcatcatcattatcagcttcatcaacattaacaacaacagcagcagcagcatcagcaacaacaacagcaacatcaaTTGATACTGTTAATGATGTTAATAATGTTTCATCTGGTGTTAGATCACTTGGTATTGATATGCCAAAAGGTAGATGGGCACAAAGAGTACAACAAACTGATTCAATAACAGTCAAATCAATTTATGATAGTGATGAAATTATACCATTTCCTGTACCACGTAGTGGGCTAGTTGATTTAGATGGTGTAGTTGGTGGATCTAAAGATAGCTCAATTGACAGTGGCACTGAAACAAAATCTAGTAGTGATTATAGAAGAGATACAATAAGCATCAAAAGA GAagatgaaaattcatttaaaccaTGTCCCGATAGTTACCAAGAATTGACTGATGACTCAAAGAAG GCGGCTGGTGGCAATGTAACATTAACTAGAGGTAGTAATGAAGACGAAATGATTTGGCATTTGACAACACGATATTTCATTGATGACAGCAAAATTgag GATCAAGATGGTGAACATGATGGTGATGTTGAGGATTATTCAGAGGGTGAAAATGGCACAACTGGCTCGGAAAAATCACATCACAGATTGATGTATTATCCAGCACCTGAAGACATTGTatcaaatcaatttaaagTTAATGCAATGGATGTTGAAGAGCTGCGACGTTCACAGAGACGAGGTAAAAAAATTCGTATTGGTGAAACAAATCGTAGCAGTGAATTAACAACAGCATCAGGTAGTCAAGATGATTCAGATTCTGAAGGTGGTGCATCAACTCCAAGTGCTGAACGTAATCCATTGTCAATGTTATCTGAAGCAAGTTCAGAAGGTTTTGATTTAGTTGCTAATCAAAATCAACGTGAAAAATATCTTAAAAATGCATTTGAATCATTGAGTGGAGCTGATGAACCAACCAATAGAAAATCTAGTATTAGCTCACAATTTCATggaag attgAGTGGAGGAGAAAATCAGGgaaataaaatgagaataaCACCAACATTAGCTGCACCAAAAGCTCCAAAAGAATCTGAAGTTACTAAAAATAGAGAAGAATTACAACGAAGAATTGAAGAGACACGAAGAAAACTTCAAagt gTGGGCTATCGATCATCATTAAAATCCAGTCAAAGTATATCAGATTTAAGCAGTCATATTCCTGATCGTCATCATCGTCAAAACCGAATTGGATcaggtaataataattcaactcaATTGGTTCGTTATGCAATACcaactaacaaaaaaatatcccaATCATCTACTAATACTAACAAATTGgaagataatataaattatgataataatataatatcgaaaaataataaaatttcttgtaTAACAAAACGTCCATTAacattgtcattaaaaaaaaatgataaatataaattatctgttgataaaaaaaattatcaatcattACCAGAATCACCAGTATGTGAAgaacttaaattatttaaagaaaaatgtaaaaaaagtattaatggTTTTACAAAATTTGCTCAAAAACGTAGATCATGCAGTTATTTTATTggtttaaatgatgaaaaagataaagaacaagatgaagaagaagaaaattacgtagaaaaagatgaagaaaaaaatgattatattacaaaatcatatgaaattttaccaatgaaaattaaaaaaccagtgTCTGATTTatctgatgataatgatgatgaaaattttagtGATGATTCACTTGAAAGTGATTATAAAAATCCACCACGTCGTTGTATAAGtgaatatcaaataaattcaaatagtaatatacaaattgagactaaaaaacatattgattttatgaaaaaaaatttttgtgaatCACAAGAAAGCATAATATCTGATGGATCAATTGAAGTATTTGATTGTACACAATATGACAATGACCGACACTCAAgtgctagtttttttttgtcaaaaaaaaaaggacaaaaaACACAAAGTCAAGAGAGTATCCTAACTGATATTACTGATGATTATCAAGTATAtccaaatgatgataatgatgatgatcataaAAGTACTGAAAGTATATTAAGTGATGATTCAGATTCACTTGCTAAATCAGCACCACTTGAAATGTTATTTGATTCACATTATAAACGTAAACGTCAAAATTCTGATACATATATTTCAAATCCAAGCAATGAAAAtaccaatttaaaaattataaatcgtTCAGTATTTCGATCGAAATCACTACAAGATACAAGATTAAGCACAGCTAAAGCAGCAATAAATTATActgaagaaaattttcatccaaataaaacatgtatttattatgaatttaatattgataataatgataataattttaattcaaaaatacgTACATCATGTCGTTCAGATGTAACAAGAAgtaatagtttaaaaataacaaaagaaaaaaaatcatcattattaatactTGATGATTTTGTACCACATAAACCACCAAAACCAAAAAGAACATTTTCACGTACACAAAGTATGAGAAATCGTAGTAGACCAACatggaataaaaatataacaaatataacattatcaaaatcaactgattttaataataaaaatacagatgatgatgatatttatcaacaacaacatgaacaacaacaacaattgtcattggataataatgataaaaccTTAACATCACTGCCACAACAATTAACCACAATAACAGCATCAAATGTTGCAATTGTTATTCCAAACGTGCCAAATCGTGATTgtgaaaaaactaataattttactgataaaataacaattaacaatgataaatatttaaaaaattgtgaatacGATGGTGATTCTGGTTTTGAAAATCAAATACcaacaaaagataataataatttcgaaacATATGATTCACTTGAGCCAAATAATGGTGCATCATCAGCTGATGTATCATCAACATCTGATTCACAAACTcatgattcaaataaatataataataataataacaatgacaatgataataataataatgttgacaTACGTATAACACGTGCAATTGAAGGaacagttaaattattatcaaaagaatttgaaaatttagttagacgtgaaaaaaattattatacaattaaaaatccaTTACTAAAAAAACTCGAGGCtgataaatatacattattaaaaattgataatcgTCGTTTATCAATTGGTGATGATAGTGATTatacaattgataaatcattaatgGAATCAAGCTCATCAACACCTGGTTCAAGTTGTACAAATTCACCAAAACGTGTATGGCCACCAGCCTCGAGATGTCAACTTAAATGGACAAAAACATTACCAACAATTAGTCAAAATATACTACCATCAAAACATCATTTTTCAg tTTCAGGAAAACTTtctagtaaaaatttaaatcaatcagTGAGAAATAATTCGAGTGTTAATAATACTGGTTTACCTTCGAGATATGGTTCCAGTAAAAATCACTCGAGTCATATGACACGTAGTAGCAGTGTTGGAATGCTAAATCag cAAAGTGATTCAGAGTCTGATGCTAGTATGGCAGGTAAAAGTTGGATAAATCAAGCACCAAATAATAGAATAAGTGCATTGATGAGACCAACAATAAgttcacaaaataaaattaatcatcaaacaaaacaaaattcaaatagTAATCTTCCAATGGTACTTAGAAGACGTGGTATGCAAAGTGCATATTCAAGTG TTAATTTGAGTCAAGTTGGTAATCAAGAAGATTCAAGTTCCGAAGACACATCATCAAATGGCAATGGAAATGGAAAACCAGCTTTACCACCAAGACCAAGAAGCATCAATATTGATCCATCAAATAACag tttaaattcTGTTGTACCAATAATAAGAAGATCAGCTTCAAacacaacaataacaaatggTCGACCAATGAGTACCATTGGAAGTCCAAGGTTATCTAGTCGAAATCAACTTGATCCAAGTCCTCAAGAACTTCCTGTCAAAGATACCGATCGTACAATTGATGTTGCAGGTGCTGAGT TAGACACGGATAGACGATTAG TATCTCCACAATTATGCAATACTATTGCGGATGAATTAACAAGAACAGCTGATAATGTTGTACAGTTGTATAAAAGATTAACGATGGATCAAAGTGGTAATACAAGTGGTGAAACAATTGATAGAGAGACAATGTTACGTGGTCGCCTAATCCGTCCGgcgtattaa